The proteins below are encoded in one region of Amycolatopsis acidiphila:
- a CDS encoding DoxX family protein: MTTTSTTPVTRKPATTSKSAKRTEYALSALRLVSGFLFACHGAQGLGALGGVDSHGTAVPFGLWPAWWATIIELVAGVLVCLGIGTRPAAVLCSGVMAYAYFTVHQPLGLLPLQNMGEPAALYAWIFLLIAVAGPGRLALGRLLSSGTSRSSR, translated from the coding sequence CACCACCAGCAAGTCCGCCAAGCGCACCGAGTACGCGCTGAGCGCCCTGCGGCTGGTCTCGGGGTTCCTCTTCGCCTGCCACGGCGCCCAGGGTCTCGGCGCCCTTGGCGGCGTCGACAGCCACGGCACCGCCGTGCCGTTCGGGCTGTGGCCGGCCTGGTGGGCCACCATCATCGAGCTGGTGGCCGGAGTGCTGGTGTGCCTCGGCATCGGCACCAGGCCCGCGGCGGTGCTGTGCTCGGGCGTCATGGCGTACGCCTACTTCACCGTGCACCAGCCGCTGGGCCTGCTGCCGCTGCAGAACATGGGCGAGCCCGCGGCCCTCTACGCGTGGATCTTCCTGCTGATCGCGGTCGCCGGGCCGGGCAGGCTCGCCCTGGGACGCCTGCTCAGCTCGGGAACATCCCGCTCGTCACGTTGA